The Fulvivirga ligni genome window below encodes:
- a CDS encoding lysylphosphatidylglycerol synthase domain-containing protein, translating to MNLIKLVVLFGILIFIYYKFKDHQIELADAVYHLQNKFSENPIILIVVVLLMPLNWGVEALKWKVLIGQLATFKEAFKGVLLGLSLSFITPHGLGDYFGRMFYLQNEERHHYIGNVLVGRICQMIPTLMFGMVGLQYVWFKEKGLFVIIVISCISVIVMLLFPLRKIVLRLLTKIKIVRQLFIGLADNSFQSILSVLTLSFVRYLIFTSQFLLLLTLFVPELDIYTLFAGVSWIFLAKSIIPTFNFLSDLGVREGSALYFFENYNVDLSLIFSASIALWLVNILVPTVISTPLIFKTKGGRS from the coding sequence ATGAACTTAATAAAGCTGGTGGTGCTTTTTGGTATCCTCATCTTTATCTACTATAAGTTTAAAGACCATCAGATAGAACTTGCCGATGCTGTTTATCATCTCCAAAATAAGTTTTCGGAGAATCCAATTATCTTAATTGTCGTGGTTTTGCTAATGCCTCTGAACTGGGGGGTAGAAGCGTTGAAGTGGAAAGTGCTGATAGGGCAGTTGGCCACTTTTAAAGAAGCTTTTAAAGGAGTTTTGCTTGGTCTTAGCCTAAGTTTTATAACTCCTCATGGTCTGGGAGATTATTTCGGTAGAATGTTCTACTTGCAAAATGAAGAAAGGCATCATTACATCGGTAATGTTTTGGTAGGGCGTATATGCCAAATGATTCCTACATTGATGTTTGGTATGGTCGGTTTGCAATACGTTTGGTTTAAGGAAAAAGGCTTGTTCGTTATCATAGTTATTTCATGTATTTCAGTAATAGTAATGCTCCTTTTTCCTTTAAGGAAGATCGTTTTAAGGCTTTTAACCAAGATTAAAATAGTGAGGCAGTTGTTCATTGGGTTAGCGGATAACAGCTTTCAATCCATCTTGTCTGTTTTAACACTGTCCTTTGTCCGATATCTAATTTTTACTTCACAGTTTTTGTTGTTGCTCACCCTCTTCGTTCCTGAATTAGACATTTATACACTTTTTGCAGGTGTTTCTTGGATTTTTCTGGCTAAGTCCATTATTCCCACCTTCAATTTCTTAAGCGATCTAGGGGTTCGTGAGGGTTCAGCTTTATATTTCTTCGAAAATTATAATGTTGATCTATCTCTAATTTTTAGTGCCAGTATAGCTCTGTGGCTTGTCAATATCTTGGTGCCAACCGTTATTTCTACACCTTTAATCTTTAAAACAAAAGGAGGCCGATCGTGA
- a CDS encoding glycosyltransferase family 2 protein — protein MTILIGVIIGFYAILIFALVIAWGRLPAFNDEGNCTSSFSIIIPFRNEEDNLPQLLKALSSIDYPSEKFEVIFINDHSTDQSVDIISKFTESAWFKIKCYDLEATKTGKKAALNFGINNAGHDYILTTDADCSFSKNWLRSYNRIYQQGDAQMVTGPVAFYDEKSFFQRLQSMEFASLIGTGASSLQLGIPNMCNGANLSFSKSAFFAVSGYAGNDKIASGDDEFLMHKIYQQFDGKVFFNKSNDAVVNTFPLRSWRDFYHQRKRWASKWKSYGRVSTVITALFVAVFNLCMLLAYSFLLVNWSGNSWLIVPIIFKVIAEGIFLYLVMKFSGKRFYFLHFIILELSYPFYALFFGIAANFGSYTWKGRRH, from the coding sequence GTGACTATATTAATAGGAGTGATTATAGGCTTTTATGCTATTCTTATTTTTGCTTTGGTCATTGCCTGGGGCCGCCTACCAGCTTTTAATGATGAAGGTAATTGTACGTCTTCATTCAGTATAATTATCCCCTTTAGAAATGAAGAAGACAACTTACCTCAGTTATTAAAAGCACTTTCTTCTATCGATTACCCTTCTGAAAAATTTGAAGTTATCTTCATCAATGATCATTCTACGGACCAAAGTGTTGATATTATTAGCAAATTTACTGAATCAGCTTGGTTTAAGATCAAATGCTATGATTTGGAAGCCACTAAAACAGGAAAGAAGGCCGCTTTGAACTTTGGTATTAATAATGCGGGTCATGATTATATTCTGACCACTGATGCCGATTGCTCTTTTTCTAAAAACTGGCTAAGAAGTTATAATAGAATATATCAGCAAGGTGATGCTCAGATGGTTACAGGGCCAGTGGCCTTCTATGATGAAAAATCATTTTTTCAAAGGCTTCAATCTATGGAGTTTGCCTCATTAATAGGCACCGGAGCCTCAAGTCTGCAACTTGGAATTCCTAACATGTGCAATGGGGCTAACCTAAGTTTTAGCAAGTCAGCCTTTTTTGCTGTTAGCGGATACGCAGGAAATGATAAAATAGCCAGTGGTGATGATGAGTTCCTCATGCATAAAATTTATCAACAGTTTGATGGTAAAGTTTTCTTTAACAAAAGCAATGATGCTGTGGTAAATACGTTTCCATTGCGGAGTTGGAGAGATTTTTATCATCAAAGGAAGCGGTGGGCAAGCAAATGGAAGAGCTACGGCAGGGTGTCTACCGTTATTACGGCACTTTTTGTAGCAGTCTTTAATCTTTGTATGCTACTGGCTTACAGTTTCTTACTGGTGAATTGGTCGGGTAATAGTTGGCTTATTGTTCCCATAATTTTTAAAGTTATAGCGGAAGGTATATTCTTGTATTTGGTGATGAAATTTTCTGGAAAACGGTTCTATTTTCTTCATTTCATAATTTTAGAATTATCTTATCCTTTCTATGCATTATTTTTCGGAATAGCTGCTAACTTTGGCTCATACACCTGGAAGGGCAGAAGACACTGA
- the ruvC gene encoding crossover junction endodeoxyribonuclease RuvC, which translates to MGKLEKKSERERIILGLDPGTNVMGYGLITVIGQKITLLQFGVIHLSKYSGHELKLKKIFERIISIIDDFHPDEVALEAPFFGKNVQSMLKLGRAQGVAMAAALSRDIPITEYAPKKVKQSVTSNGNASKEQVANMLKTLLNFKEVPKLLDATDALAVAVCHHFQSGSLVTKKAKSWEAFISDNPGRVK; encoded by the coding sequence GTGGGCAAATTAGAGAAAAAATCAGAAAGGGAACGAATTATTTTAGGGCTTGATCCGGGTACCAATGTTATGGGTTATGGTCTCATTACTGTCATAGGGCAAAAAATCACCTTACTACAATTCGGAGTCATCCATCTCTCTAAATACTCAGGCCATGAACTAAAACTCAAGAAAATCTTTGAGCGTATCATCAGTATTATTGACGATTTTCATCCTGATGAAGTAGCACTGGAAGCACCTTTTTTTGGAAAAAACGTTCAATCCATGCTAAAACTAGGCCGAGCCCAAGGAGTAGCCATGGCAGCCGCCCTTTCCAGAGATATTCCCATTACAGAGTATGCCCCTAAAAAAGTGAAACAGTCCGTTACCAGCAACGGTAACGCCTCCAAAGAACAAGTAGCTAACATGCTTAAAACACTATTAAACTTCAAAGAAGTGCCTAAACTCTTAGACGCCACCGATGCACTGGCCGTAGCGGTATGTCATCACTTCCAGAGCGGCAGCTTAGTTACTAAGAAAGCTAAAAGTTGGGAAGCGTTTATTAGTGATAATCCGGGGAGGGTGAAATAA
- a CDS encoding SpoIIE family protein phosphatase gives METLSLQNKYNLKELELNALLEITQAINNNLPERSLYKIYDFTLRANLNIRRLALYVLDEAWDCKVSYGTSINCFETPVPPEFLELNAVSTIDKSRDDIFGEFEYIVPVSHKSAILALVFVGDIDEEDESMKKSSMRFIQALSNIIIVAIENKKLARQQLEQEALRKELEIASDVQQFLFPEQLPYGIRLKVEASYLPHDRVGGDYYDYIPINKNQFLICIADVSGKGIPAALMMSNFQASLHTLIRQTGNLREIVNELNYHVLENAKGEKFITFFAAIYDHTLKTLVYVNSGHNPPMLVDKKGNIQLLEDGSTVLGAIHPLPFLNEGFITDLEDFLIFCYTDGLTETESESGEEFGMERLMSYLEENGDRDLKRIHQDIIIDLDTFKGKNGYRDDITMLSCRIES, from the coding sequence ATGGAGACATTATCTTTACAGAACAAGTACAACTTAAAAGAGCTGGAGCTTAACGCTCTTTTGGAGATCACACAGGCTATTAATAATAACCTACCTGAAAGATCTTTGTATAAAATTTATGATTTTACCCTTCGTGCTAATCTGAATATCCGAAGGCTTGCCTTGTATGTGCTTGATGAAGCATGGGATTGTAAAGTGAGCTATGGTACCTCCATAAACTGTTTTGAAACACCTGTTCCCCCTGAGTTTTTAGAGCTCAATGCCGTATCTACTATAGATAAATCCAGAGATGATATTTTCGGTGAGTTTGAATATATAGTGCCCGTGAGCCACAAATCGGCCATCTTGGCCTTGGTGTTTGTGGGAGATATTGATGAAGAAGATGAGTCTATGAAAAAGAGCAGCATGCGCTTTATTCAGGCTTTGAGCAATATCATCATTGTGGCTATAGAGAATAAAAAGCTAGCGAGACAGCAACTAGAGCAGGAAGCCCTTCGTAAGGAGCTTGAAATTGCTAGTGATGTACAGCAGTTTCTCTTTCCTGAGCAGCTGCCTTATGGTATTAGACTGAAAGTGGAGGCTAGTTACTTGCCTCATGATAGGGTAGGGGGTGATTACTACGATTATATTCCTATTAATAAAAACCAATTTCTGATTTGTATTGCGGATGTATCCGGAAAAGGAATACCTGCGGCATTAATGATGTCTAATTTTCAGGCTTCGTTACATACTTTGATCAGGCAAACCGGTAATTTAAGAGAAATTGTAAACGAGCTCAACTACCATGTGCTTGAAAACGCCAAGGGAGAGAAATTCATAACCTTCTTCGCTGCTATTTATGACCATACCTTGAAAACATTGGTTTATGTAAATTCTGGTCATAATCCGCCCATGCTAGTTGATAAGAAAGGGAATATCCAGCTTTTAGAAGATGGATCAACTGTATTAGGCGCTATTCATCCATTACCTTTCTTAAACGAGGGCTTTATAACGGATCTTGAAGATTTTCTGATATTCTGCTATACTGATGGTCTTACCGAAACGGAAAGTGAGTCTGGTGAAGAGTTTGGAATGGAACGTCTTATGAGCTACCTCGAGGAAAATGGAGACAGAGACCTGAAACGCATTCATCAGGATATAATCATAGATTTAGATACGTTCAAAGGGAAAAATGGCTATCGAGATGATATTACCATGCTTTCTTGCCGCATAGAATCTTAA
- a CDS encoding lipopolysaccharide biosynthesis protein produces the protein MGVVSKSGVKFTIILYVGIVLGYVNTIIVFPNILSEEQFGLTRILASASAVIAQFAILGGDNVIIRFSPYFKDFKKNVILSIGLVLSLLGLTIIGIAIFIFREHFLEMYSEKSSLFVEYSYLLVPYVIALVFFNLFDAYLRVIFKNVFVVFLNFIVLRIAWLAIVILYYFEWIDITAFLFLYVGAQIFITIICAGYLLYLKKFNLSFNLKTLMVDNASTIGWFGVFTIASGISFYLINRLDILMVGKYIGLDEVAIYAIAFNMSTVILVPSQAISRTVSVLLADAAKRNDIESLILLYKKTALNQLILGSVVFVLIAINYNLIIQFLPPSYKDSFYIFLFLGGAKVIDTAFGMNGPIILNSSFFRVDTILSCVLLALTFVSNMYLIPMYGVEGAAFATAFSITVFNLLKYAFLKIKMNLSPFDLNYLKGIIIIIAVVGIALAIPKTQSIWIDSFIKSTILVFLFVGLIFFSKISVEINQLILSFFHRVGFSKKK, from the coding sequence ATGGGCGTAGTTAGTAAAAGTGGTGTCAAGTTTACCATCATTCTTTATGTGGGAATAGTTTTAGGATATGTAAATACTATCATTGTTTTCCCTAACATTTTGAGCGAAGAGCAATTTGGTTTAACTCGAATTCTTGCTTCAGCTTCTGCGGTCATTGCTCAGTTTGCAATTTTAGGGGGTGATAATGTTATAATCCGTTTCTCACCCTACTTTAAGGATTTTAAGAAAAATGTAATTTTATCCATTGGCCTCGTGTTATCCTTACTCGGATTAACCATCATAGGTATTGCCATATTCATATTCCGAGAGCACTTTTTGGAGATGTACTCTGAAAAATCTTCCTTATTTGTAGAATACTCCTATTTACTCGTCCCTTATGTCATTGCATTAGTATTTTTCAATTTATTTGATGCCTATTTGAGAGTAATCTTCAAAAATGTATTTGTTGTCTTTCTCAATTTTATTGTTTTAAGAATAGCATGGTTAGCAATAGTAATATTATACTACTTTGAGTGGATTGATATAACCGCTTTTCTCTTTCTTTATGTTGGAGCTCAAATCTTCATCACAATCATCTGTGCGGGCTATTTGCTTTATTTAAAGAAGTTTAATCTTAGCTTTAATCTGAAAACATTAATGGTGGATAATGCCTCTACTATCGGCTGGTTTGGGGTTTTCACTATTGCAAGCGGCATTTCCTTCTATCTTATAAATAGGCTAGATATACTGATGGTGGGCAAATATATTGGACTAGATGAGGTTGCTATTTACGCCATTGCATTTAACATGAGTACTGTGATATTGGTGCCTTCTCAAGCCATTTCCAGAACTGTTTCCGTACTTTTAGCAGATGCCGCTAAAAGAAATGATATTGAAAGCCTAATCTTACTATATAAAAAAACTGCTCTCAATCAACTCATTTTAGGGTCTGTTGTTTTTGTTTTAATTGCTATCAACTATAATTTAATTATTCAATTTTTACCTCCATCCTACAAAGATAGCTTCTATATATTTCTCTTCTTGGGCGGGGCGAAAGTTATAGATACTGCCTTCGGCATGAATGGCCCAATCATTTTAAACAGCAGTTTCTTCCGGGTAGACACCATTTTGTCATGCGTTTTACTAGCTCTTACCTTTGTTAGCAACATGTATCTAATACCCATGTATGGCGTAGAAGGAGCTGCATTTGCCACGGCATTTTCGATTACCGTTTTCAACTTATTAAAATATGCTTTTCTTAAAATAAAAATGAATCTTAGTCCCTTTGATTTAAATTACTTGAAAGGCATTATCATTATTATTGCTGTGGTTGGAATTGCTCTTGCAATTCCAAAAACTCAATCTATTTGGATAGATAGTTTCATTAAATCAACCATATTAGTATTTCTTTTTGTTGGCTTAATTTTTTTCAGTAAAATTTCCGTTGAAATAAATCAATTAATTCTGTCATTCTTTCATAGAGTGGGTTTTTCCAAGAAGAAAT